CGGAAGCTCGCGCTCTCGAAGTTGCCGTTCTGGCGCCCCACCCCGCCGCTGCCGATGACCTCGAGCGAGGCGATCTGCGGCCAACCGTCTTTCACTGTGAGCTCGCCCAACAGAATCCGATGATGCCCGGTGTCGGCGATGGCGATGCGGTTGCCCTCGTCAGGTTTTCCCGCATGAAGAATCCGTGCTTTGCCCGGAAAGCTCAGCACGCGGCCGGCGTCCTCATCAGGGCGCACCACTTCGAGTTTCTTCTCGGCCAGCGTGCCGCGCGTCTTCTCAACGTCGAGCTGCGTGCTCACGCGGCGAAGCAGGTCCTCGAACTGGGGCTCTCCCGAGATCTGGTCGAAGATCTTCCCCTCGCCGTCCACGAGAATGAGCGTCGGCCAGGCGCGCACGGCGTACTGCTGCCAGAGGTCGTGATCGGAATCGACGAGTACCGGGTGCTTTACCCCGTGACGATCCACCGCGCGGCGGATGTTTGCCGCGTCTTTTTCCTGGTCGAACTTGGCGGCGTGCACGCCGATGACGTGGAAGGGCTGATCCGCCAGCGCCTCTTCAAGGCGCTGGAGCACCGGCAGGACGTGCATGCAGTTGATGCAGCAGTAGGTCCAGAAATCGAGCACAACAACGTGCCCGCGAAGCTGCTCGAGGCTGAGCGGCTCGGCGGTATTGAGCCAGGTAGCCTGCGTGGGAAACGCGGGGGCCTTCACGCTCAGGGCACCACCGCGACGCCTTTAAGACCCGTGGTCTCGGGAAGGCCAAGGACGAGGTTCATGTTCTGCACCGCCGCACCCGAGGCACCCTTGATGAGGTTGTCGATGGCGCCAAGGCAGATCACGCGGCCATCGGGACCGGCAACCGGCGCGACGTCGCAGTAGTTGGAACCTGCCACGTCCTGGGTGCGCGGCACGTCCGTACCCGGCAGCACCCGCACGAAGGGCTCACCCTTGTAGAAGTCGTTGTAGAGCGCGCGCAGTTCCTCGGTGCTCATGGGATTCTTGAGCTGGAGATAGACCGTCGAGAGGATTCCGCGCTGCATGGGAATCAGGTGCGGCGTGAAGGTCACGCTCACGGGAGTTCCTGCCAGCGCCGAGAGTTCCTGGGCGATCTCCGGCGTGTGCCGGTGGGAGAACACGCCGTAGGCTTTGACCCCTTCGTTCACTTCGGCGAACGAGAGGGCGAGATCGCCCTTGCGGCCCGCGCCGGAGGCGCCGGACTTGGCGTC
This is a stretch of genomic DNA from Chrysiogenia bacterium. It encodes these proteins:
- a CDS encoding N-acetyl-gamma-glutamyl-phosphate reductase encodes the protein PHKEAMQTVAAFLERGKKVVDLSADFRLRDQAVYEKWYQTHSNPELIPEAAYGLPELYREQIKSARLVANPGCYPTATVLAAAPLIKTGKAELTHIIADAKSGASGAGRKGDLALSFAEVNEGVKAYGVFSHRHTPEIAQELSALAGTPVSVTFTPHLIPMQRGILSTVYLQLKNPMSTEELRALYNDFYKGEPFVRVLPGTDVPRTQDVAGSNYCDVAPVAGPDGRVICLGAIDNLIKGASGAAVQNMNLVLGLPETTGLKGVAVVP